A genomic region of Papaver somniferum cultivar HN1 chromosome 7, ASM357369v1, whole genome shotgun sequence contains the following coding sequences:
- the LOC113297387 gene encoding WEB family protein At3g02930, chloroplastic-like: MLSSKPKSDAAPPNKTSPATPKISKIARGVSKPDSGSPSPVANSRLGTPSPAHNSRLSIERSPKTAESKTPTDRRPPRVTTTTPTDKQLPRTAKGSELQAQLNQAKEDLTKTKEKLALIEKEKDQALEELKEAKRVAEEADAKLGESIVAQKRAEENTEIEKFRADELEQVGIETSQKKEEAWTKELEAVRSQHAVDVAALLSTTQELQTIKQELAMTADAKNQALSHAEDATKIAEIHAEKVEVLTAELGKLKALLDIKVERESNETSELVKKLDIEVDSLKEEVKKSEAAVAKLAESEELIEHLQQELEKSKAAEVTLATESEELIGQLRLEVDCLKIEVSKSKTDASKLVENEILIENARVEVDSLKKELEKLKSVEEKLAEREALVEHLRIDMDSLKEDLEVSKSTEAKLEAKLAEGEALVKELKVDVETAKQAELHAINLVEEMKKKSQDLEIRVEEANRSEKSASESLDSLMQQLEGKIGLLQDAESDVESLKEQVGSLEISIARAREDLDESEKRYDTVKKEYSEMAKTIEFLNAELETVKEEKMQALNHEKLAASSVQNLLEEKNELINKLEASRDDEDKSKKAMESLASALHEVSSEAREAKEKLLVTESDLKTAEAEIEDLQMVLKETNEKYENRLDVSRNEIDLLSNTIHQSKLEIENSNSAWEEKEKSFVTSIKQLEEETLCVRNETERLVSLLKEAEEEARVAKKDGIQMQINLEEAESEVSSLRGLVEEVKVESIVLKDGLLDKENELQSIIHENEELRVKEANAREKVEELSKFLEEVTAKKNTEENGDVSDSEKDYDLLPKVVEFTVENGNTAEKENSVLQTPSQNVEEHTKDDLLENLRIGNGNHKEKEDNTVELEPKMWENFKIGEKDYLPEKGTEHESVDDDVESKMDDESLDQVNGLSSTENIENGATSPTKQLQQKKKKPLLSKFGSLLKKKSSTNSK, encoded by the exons ATGTTGTCTTCAAAACCCAA ATCTGATGCTGCACCGCCAAACAAAACCTCGCCTGCTACCCCTAAGATTAGCAAAATAGCAAGGGGAGTATCAAAACCTGACAGTGGTTCACCTTCACCAGTGGCAAATTCGCGTCTTGGTACACCTTCTCCCGCACACAATTCACGTCTCTCAATTGAACGATCCCCAAAAACAGCTGAATCAAAAACTCCTACTGATCGGAGACCTCCTAGGGTTACTACTACAACACCAACTGAT AAACAACTGCCACGCACAGCAAAAGGATCAGAGCTACAAGCTCAATTAAATCAAGCCAAGGAAGATCTGACGAAAACAAAGGAGAAATTAGCATTGATTGAGAAAGAGAAAGATCAAGCTCTTGAGGAGTTAAAGGAAGCGAAGAGAGTTGCAGAGGAGGCAGATGCGAAACTTGGGGAATCCATTGTTGCTCAGAAACGAGCGGAAGAAAACACTGAGATTGAGAAATTCCGAGCTGATGAACTGGAGCAAGTGGGAATTGAGACTtctcaaaagaaagaagaagcatGGACTAAGGAGCTTGAAGCTGTACGAAGTCAACATGCTGTTGATGTGGCTGCTTTACTGTCTACCACTCAGGAACTGCAAACTATTAAGCAGGAATTAGCCATGACCGCGGATGCAAAGAACCAAGCGTTAAGTCATGCCGAGGATGCTACCAAGATCGCAGAAATCCATGCTGAGAAGGTGGAGGTGCTCACTGCAGAGTTGGGTAAATTGAAGGCCTTGCTTGATATAAAGGTGGAGAGAGAATCCAATGAGACCTCTGAGTTGGTAAAGAAGCTCGACATTGAGGTTGACTCTCTTAAAGAAGAAGTCAAGAAGTCTGAAGCTGCTGTGGCGAAATTAGCTGAAAGTGAAGAGCTAATTGAACACTTACAGCAAGAACTCGAAAAATCCAAAGCTGCCGAGGTGACTTTGGCAACCGAAAGTGAAGAGCTTATTGGACAATTAAGGCTAGAGGTTGATTGTTTGAAGATAGAAGTCAGCAAATCGAAAACTGATGCGTCTAAGTTGGTCGAAAATGAGATTCtgattgaaaatgcgagggttgAAGTTGATTCTCTGAAAAAAGAACTTGAGAAATTGAAATCCGTCGAAGAAAAATTGGCAGAAAGAGAAGCCCTAGTTGAACATCTAAGGATTGATATGGATTCTCTTAAAGAAGACCTCGAGGTATCAAAATCTACGGAAGCAAAGCTGGAAGCTAAGTTGGCTGAAGGAGAAGCTCTGGTTAAGGAATTAAAGGTTGATGTAGAAACTGCAAAGCAAGCTGAACTTCATGCGATTAACTTGGTggaggagatgaagaagaaatcccAAGATTTAGAGATTCGAGTCGAGGAAGCAAATCGGTCTGAGAAATCTGCATCAGAGTCTTTGGATTCTCTTATGCAACAACTAGAGGGTAAGATTGGTTTATTACAGGACGCTGAGTCTGATGTAGAATCTCTTAAAGAGCAGGTTGGATCCTTGGAGATTTCAATTGCGAGAGCAAGAGAAGATCTCGATGAATCAGAAAAACGTTATGATACAGTGAAAAAGGAATATTCTGAAATGGCCAAGACAATTGAATTTCTCAATGCCGAGCTAGAAACTGTCAAGGAAGAAAAAATGCAAGCTTTAAACCACGAGAAACTTGCAGCTTCAAGCGTTCAGAACTTGTTGGAGGAGAAAAACGAGCTTATAAACAAGTTGGAAGCTTCTAGGGATGATGAAGACAAGAGTAAGAAGGCGATGGAAAGTTTAGCATCGGCTTTACATGAAGTTTCTTCAGAAGCAAGAGAAGCCAAGGAGAAGCTTTTAGTCACTGAATCTGATTTAAAAACTGCAGAGGCTGAAATAGAAGACTTACAGATGGTTTTGAAAGAAACAAATGAGAAGTACGAAAACAGACTTGACGTATCCAGAAATGAAATTGATCTCTTATCGAACACTATTCATCAATCCAAGCTTGAAATTGAGAATTCTAACTCTGCTTGGGAGGAAAAGGAGAAGAGTTTTGTAACTTCCATAAAGCAATTGGAAGAAGAAACTTTATGTGTAAGGAACGAAACCGAAAGGTTGGTTAGCTTACTCAAAGAAGCAGAAGAGGAAGCTAGGGTTGCCAAGAAGGATGGAATTCAGATGCAGATTAACCTAGAAGAAGCAGAATCTGAGGTTAGTTCTCTGAGGGGACTGGTGGAGGAAGTTAAAGTTGAGAGCATAGTACTGAAGGATGGGTTGTTGGACAAAGAGAATGAACTGCAGAGTATCATCCATGAGAATGAAGAGCTTCGAGTTAAAGAAGCCAATGCTCGAGAGAAAGTGGAGGAGTTGTCTAAATTTCTCGAAGAAGTAACTGCGAAAAAGAACACTGAAGAAAATGGAGATGTTTCCGACAGTGAAAAAGATTATGATTTGCTCCCTAAAGTGGTAGAATTCACAGTGGAGAATGGAAATACAGCTGAAAAGGAAAACTCGGTGTTGCAAACTCCATCTCAAAATGTTGAAGAACACACAAAAGATGATCTTTTGGAGAATTTGCGGATTGGAAACGGTAAtcacaaagaaaaagaagacaatacAGTTGAACTTGAGCCTAAAATGTGGGAGAACTTCAAGATTGGTGAGAAAGATTACTTGCCAGAGAAGGGAACTGAACATGAATCAGTTGATGACGATGTTGAATCTAAGATGGATGATGAAAGCCTGGATCAGGTAAACGGATTGTCGTCAACGGAGAATATCGAAAATGGAGCAACCTCTCCAACAAAGCAACttcagcaaaagaagaagaagccgTTGCTGTCTAAATTTGGAagtttgttgaagaagaagagcagCACCAACAGTAAGTAG